From Hoplias malabaricus isolate fHopMal1 chromosome 11, fHopMal1.hap1, whole genome shotgun sequence, a single genomic window includes:
- the utp4 gene encoding U3 small nucleolar RNA-associated protein 4 homolog — MGEFKVHRVRFFDYMPAGIRALAFQPQRDRIAVARMDGSVEIVNCKDRYYQEKVIPGREQAATEALTWVGDRLFSAGLNEEIVEYDLENNRKKYTINAYGGPIWTITSNKQGTHLAVGCEDGTVKLFALLEDKIQFERNLTKQKGRIVSLSWHSSGTKIVAGMMDMIRVFDTETGHSVHRLLVERRIGASRRKECVVWSVIYLSDGTIISGDSSGKVKIWDSQTGTLTKSHQVTEWDVLTLSVSQDETSLVAGTSEGNVVQFQFLSLVLGMQDKEWVRTRTFKNHTHDVRAVLEINTAVVSGGMDTQFVVRPFLGKIDEKGFDSALHKIQFPHRRLVSCAKKAGLLLFQYPAHLELWRLGESDGNGITGSVLPVKKKPEKLLHLKIKGDDHICCSAVSPCGEWISYSTVASFRLYRLHSDNNNLSITKVCSLPKVLSSATQICFSSDSSHMFVASSCSVHVLNLNQSGYKFTCTLKPKSGSAQAVHLLAVSEDGKWLASANSDHVVEVYNLKKMKSRCTVPVYSSGVSAIAIHPTTNNLFMVHVDRQIFEFSIEEKQYTDWSRMLQKDGLHVKWLERETPVTNVTFNPKNPAHVILHDAYMFCIIDQTLPLPDQTSQFYNQLTLRSLPEKERKKHAHAFKVSKTYKDLLLVDLMEDQSLVVVERPLLDIVAQLPAPVKQKKFAT; from the exons ATGGGAGAGTTTAAGGTGCACCGTGTCCGGTTCTTTGACTACATGCCTGCGGGTATTCGGGCTCTGGCCTTTCAGCCACAGCGGGACAGGATTGCTGTGGCCCGGATGGATGGCTCTGTTGAAATCGTAAACTGCAAAGACCGCTACTATCAAGAAAAG GTGATTCCTGGACGAGAACAAGCTGCTACTGAAGCATTGACCTGGGTTGGGGATCGTCTTTTCAGTGCAGGTTTAAATGAAGAGATTGTTGAATACGATCTCgaaaacaacagaaagaaatacacaataaatgCATATGGAGGCCCCATATGGACCATAACAAGCAACAAACAAGGCACCCATCTAGCA GTAGGGTGTGAAGATGGGACTGTGAAACTGTTTGCATTGTTGGAAGATAAAATACAATTTGAAAGGAATCTGACGAAACAGAAAGGACGCATTGTCTCCCTCTCCTGGCATTCTTCTGGCACAAAAATTGTTGCAGGGATGATGGATATGATACGAGTCTTTGATACTGAAACAG GTCACTCAGTACACAGGTTACTGGTAGAGCGTAGAATAGGAGCTTCACGAAGAAAGGAATGTGTGGTCTGGAGCGTGATCTACCTCTCTGATGGCACCATCATCAGTGGAGACTCATCTGGTAAAGTTAAAATATGGGACAGCCAGACTGGAACGTTGACTAAAAGTCATCAGGTCACGGAGTGGGATGTGCTGACATTATCAGTTTCACAG gatGAGACCAGTCTAGTTGCAGGAACCTCAGAGGGAAATGTAGTACAATTCCAGTTCCTCTCTTTGGTGCTAGGCATGCAGGATAAAGAGTGGGTTCGAACCAGAACATTTAAGAACCACACACACGATGTCCGTGCTGTCTTGGAGATCAACACAGCTGTTGTATCAGGCG GTATGGATACGCAGTTTGTGGTGAGACCTTTCTTGGGCAAAATTGATGAGAAGGGCTTTGATTCCGCCTTGCACAAAATACAGTTCCCCCAT CGCCGCTTAGTGTCATGTGCAAAAAAGGCTGGCCTGCTGCTGTTTCAGTATCCTGCCCATCTGGAGCTTTGGAGACTGGGGGAGAGTGATGGAAATG gaattACTGGAAGTGTTTTGCCTGTTAAAAAGAAGCCAGAGAAATTACTTCATTTGAAGATAAAG GGCGATGATCACATTTGCTGCAGTGCAGTGTCACCATGTGGGGAGTGGATTTCATACTCAACAGTGGCCAGTTTCCGGCTATACAGACTACACAGCGACAACAACAATCTCAGCATCACCAAG gTGTGCAGTCTTCCAAAGGTTCTCAGTTCAGCCACTCAGATTTGCTTCTCTTCAGACTCCTCCCACATGTTTGTGGCATCCAGTTGTTCAGTACATGTGCTAAATTTGAACCAATCTGGGTACAAATTTACATGTACACTCAAACCTAAGTCAG GATCTGCCCAGGCCGTTCATCTGTTAGCAGTCAGCGAGGATGGGAAATGGCTGGCCTCTGCAAACAGTGACCATGTAGTTGAAGTCTACAACTTGAAAAAAATGAAG TCCCGATGCACCGTGCCTGTTTACAGCTCTGGAGTCAGTGCCATAGCCATCCACCCAACCACAAACAACCTGTTCATGGTGCATGTAGATCGGCAG ATCTTTGAGTTTTCTATAGAAGAGAAGCAGTACACTGACTGGAGCCGAATGCTGCAGAAGGATGGTCTTCATGTTAAGTGGTTGGAAAGAGAGACACCTGTTACTAATGTCACATTCAATCCCAAAAACCCTGCCCACGTTATTCTGCATGATGCCTACATGTTCTGCATCATTGACCAAACCCTG CCTCTCCCTGATCAGACAAGTCAGTTTTACAATCAGCTGACCCTGAGGAGCCTGCCagagaaggaaaggaaaaagCATGCCCATGCTTTTAAAGTTAGCAAGACCTACAAG GACCTGCTGCTTGTGGACTTGATGGAGGATCAGTCTCTGGTGGTGGTAGAGCGCCCTCTGTTGGACATTGTAGCTCAACTGCCAGCACCAGTCAAACAAAAGAAATTTGCTACataa
- the wfdc1 gene encoding WAP four-disulfide core domain protein 1 isoform X2, whose protein sequence is MAGTQVRRLLAFLLLLLLGTSSGNALRLRRRGLSQKDYEYPSQSQSTQHQKNDRCPPPPQMLPERACEVPGCRSDSECERHKRCCYNGCIYACLESVQPPPVLDWLVQPKPRWLGGNGWLLDGPEEVLQAEACSTTEDGDEPLHCPTGYECHIINLGNPSAGIPNRGQCIKQRGNSGSNSNNAVGYEKHYKYIG, encoded by the exons ATGGCAGGCACTCAGGTCCGGCGGCTGTTGGcctttctgctgctgctgctgctgggaaCCAGTTCAGGGAATGCCCTCAGACTCAGGAGGAGAGGACTCAGTCAGAAG GACTATGAGTATCCAAGCCAGTCTCAGTCCACTCAACACCAGAAGAATGACCGTTGCCCACCCCCACCACAGATGCTGCCTGAGCGGGCATGTGAAGTGCCAGGCTGCCGCTCTGACTCTGAGTGCGAAAGACATAAACGTTGTTGCTATAATGGCTGCATCTATGCCTGTCTGGAGTCAGTCCAGCCTCCACCAG TGCTGGATTGGTTGGTGCAGCCAAAGCCACGGTGGTTGGGTGGAAATGGCTGGCTCTTAGATGGACCAGAGGAGGTTCTACAGG CTGAGGCATGCAGCACTACAGAGGATGGTGATGAACCCTTACACTGTCCTACTGGGTATGAATGTCACATCATCAACCTTGGAAACCCCTCTGCTGGGATCCCCAACCGAGGACAGTGTATCAAACAGCGAGGAAATTCAG GTAGTAACTCCAACAATGCAGTGGGCTACGAGAAACATTACAAGTATATAGGATGA
- the wfdc1 gene encoding WAP four-disulfide core domain protein 1 isoform X1 codes for MAGTQVRRLLAFLLLLLLGTSSGNALRLRRRGLSQKDYEYPSQSQSTQHQKNDRCPPPPQMLPERACEVPGCRSDSECERHKRCCYNGCIYACLESVQPPPVLDWLVQPKPRWLGGNGWLLDGPEEVLQAEACSTTEDGDEPLHCPTGYECHIINLGNPSAGIPNRGQCIKQRGNSDGRSLRYKYVKDYKDYLGSNSNNAVGYEKHYKYIG; via the exons ATGGCAGGCACTCAGGTCCGGCGGCTGTTGGcctttctgctgctgctgctgctgggaaCCAGTTCAGGGAATGCCCTCAGACTCAGGAGGAGAGGACTCAGTCAGAAG GACTATGAGTATCCAAGCCAGTCTCAGTCCACTCAACACCAGAAGAATGACCGTTGCCCACCCCCACCACAGATGCTGCCTGAGCGGGCATGTGAAGTGCCAGGCTGCCGCTCTGACTCTGAGTGCGAAAGACATAAACGTTGTTGCTATAATGGCTGCATCTATGCCTGTCTGGAGTCAGTCCAGCCTCCACCAG TGCTGGATTGGTTGGTGCAGCCAAAGCCACGGTGGTTGGGTGGAAATGGCTGGCTCTTAGATGGACCAGAGGAGGTTCTACAGG CTGAGGCATGCAGCACTACAGAGGATGGTGATGAACCCTTACACTGTCCTACTGGGTATGAATGTCACATCATCAACCTTGGAAACCCCTCTGCTGGGATCCCCAACCGAGGACAGTGTATCAAACAGCGAGGAAATTCAG ATGGGCGTAGCCTGAGGTACAAGTACGTCAAAGATTACAAGGATTACTTAG GTAGTAACTCCAACAATGCAGTGGGCTACGAGAAACATTACAAGTATATAGGATGA